In Diadema setosum chromosome 19, eeDiaSeto1, whole genome shotgun sequence, a genomic segment contains:
- the LOC140242917 gene encoding ubiquinone biosynthesis O-methyltransferase, mitochondrial-like, whose product MALQSSDSAVLRELSSGSSLCTSPAPPRSAAKERWKSIGAATCGAGKRERWLCSSSSHLHQFDEQHVNPNTTLDREELEKFRILSQQFWKENGDFQALHRLNELRVPLIRDTLLKQRAEGRHSNTKPLHGATIVDVGCGGGILSEPLARLGATVIGIDATPENIEVAQHHLSHDPTIRGNIKYICGTAQDLIGTESEKFDAVVASEVIEHVTMKDDFIQTCADLVKPGGSLFFTTINKTWLSYACGIFLAERVLSLVPDGTHDWNKFVSPAAVGQSLEDNNCEVKLTHGMLYNPITKRWSWTGDTSINYALVGRKLERPHEEDMAGV is encoded by the exons TCTAGCGATAGTGCCGTGCTCCGCGAATTGAGCAGCGGCTCGTCGCTCTGTACTTCCCCGGCACCTCCCCGCTCCGCTGCTAAGGAGCGGTGGAAGTCGATTGGAGCTGCTACGTGCGGAGCAGGGAAACGGGAAAGATG GCTCTGTTCTTCATCCTCTCACCTTCACCAATTTGATGAACAGCATGTCAACCCAAACACAACATTGGACCGGGAGGAGTTGGAAAAATTCAGAATTCTCTCTCAGCAGTTCTGGAAGGAAAATGGAGATTTCCAG GCTCTCCATCGCTTGAACGAACTAAGAGTCCCTTTAATCAGGGACACCTTGCTGAAGCAGAGAGCAGAAGGTCGCCATAGCAACACAAAACCACTTCATGGAGCTACCATTGTGGATGTGGGCTGCGGGGGAGGAATTCTCTCTGAG CCTTTGGCCAGACTGGGTGCGACTGTCATTGGCATTGATGCTACACCGGAGAATATTGAAGTTGCACAGCACCACCTGAGCCATGACCCAACTATCAGAGGAAATATCAAGTACATATGTGGAACCGCCCAAGATCTCATTGGTACCGAGAGTGAGAAGTTTGATGCGGTGGTGGCATCAGAGGTGATAGAACATGTCACAATGAAAGATGACTTCATACAAACGTGTGCAGATCTTGTGAAG CCTGGAGGAAGTCTCTTCTTCACAACCATCAACAAGACCTGGCTCTCCTACGCCTGTGGGATCTTCTTGGCAGAAAGGGTCTTGAGCCTGGTCCCAGATGGGACTCATGACTGGAACAAGTTTGTGAGCCCGGCCGCCGTAGGACAGTCACTAGAAGACA ataaCTGTGAAGTGAAGCTCACCCATGGCATGCTGTACAACCCCATCACCAAGAGATGGAGTTGGACAGGGGACACTAGCATCAACTACGCCCTCGTGGGGAGGAAGCTAGAAAGGCCACACGAAGAAGACATGGCTGGTGTATGA
- the LOC140242659 gene encoding uncharacterized protein: MKRKKARSGSGNHTVQSGLPHHHRSHVPKKVVIKKYDETPNRFRSKIDPLNLEEQKLQFLKHGVAPHFQFKVAPEKIEELSQTKRAEIEFDLLSAATHILEKVRHKYGTSNLCVEQMYGERITRETASQQLSHYLQQNGADGHITIGWARDLACSAKMVWCGPSTKANRPEARKYSLWLKDSSENLFLREKGIICLANHEIGTHFFRTLNEGLQPWYSNREQFGLKRLRSPRLQETEEGLATINTLIQANQKFLWIPALIYYTACKASIMTFEELFAHLGHFLENRELRWRYVMRVKRSLPDPGGVGGYGNDQCYFKGAVEILQNLENIDFHLLYAGKVCVESLPRIRRMARLECIRLPHFMQDMAAYIKTLKSIAAINGLTMSSKSYPPSKGISQKRKKKTGRNTAARKRRHSNAKTDNKKSTADTAPNEDDDEGLVFSEDEEEVEVEVEEGDAIFNRTFDHSVGTTPGSTLGHSTCSDNSHRTGSQEMMVTAVKSPCAVSLGKKSSGEVNNARVRTSPSKTFLRTQDDGSDPREPSCPTSHQLSNLHLSQEIRSRSQLSIVNVQDTGQSLSPPLDLCTPHPPRLSSASTKSTASSSGSVGRTDGARLSPSKPSTAPQPKLKRGGAEREVSPLMSTMPAVSSRFNRENNGSPVPFSPHRWLLWKREKSSPNTLH; the protein is encoded by the exons ATGAAGCGGAAGAAGGCGAGGAGTGGTAGTGGCAATCACACCGTCCAGAGCGGTCTGCCACATCACCACCGCAGCCACGTTCCAAAGAAGGTTGTCATCAAGAAGTACGACGAGACGCCCAACAGGTTCCGATCAAAAATTGACCCCCTAAACCTGGAAGAGCAGAAGCTGCAGTTCCTGAAGCACGGCGTGGCCCCCCACTTCCAGTTCAAGGTGGCTCCAGAAAAA ATTGAAGAACTCTCCCAGACCAAACGGGCTGAAATTGAATTCGATCTCCTGTCTGCTGCAACACACATCTTGGAGAAGGTTCGTCACAAGTATGGCACAAGCAACCTGTGCGTGGAGCAGATGTATGGGGAGAGAATCACACGGGAGACAGCGAGCCAGCAACTCAGCCACTACCTCCAGCAGAATGGAGCTGATGGTCACATCACCATCGGCTGGGCCAGGGACCTTGCATGCAG CGCCAAGATGGTGTGGTGTGGTCCTAGCACCAAAGCCAACAGACCTGAGGCCAGGAAATACTCCCTCTGGCTTAAGGACTCGAGTGAGAACCTGTTCCTAAGAGAGAAGGGGATCATATGCCTGGCAAACCACGAGATTGGAACACACTTT TTCCGCACACTGAATGAGGGACTACAGCCCTGGTACTCAAACCGGGAACAGTTCGGTCTAAAACGGCTTCGGTCGCCCCGTCTCCAAGAAACAGAGGAAGGGCTGGCTACCATCAACACCTTGATCCAGGCCAATCAGAAGTTTCTGTGGATTCCAGCTCTCATATATT ACACAGCCTGCAAGGCTTCCATCATGACCTTTGAGGAGCTCTTTGCTCATCTTGGTCACTTCCTGGAGAACCGAGAGCTCCGGTGGCGCTATGTGATGCGGGTAAAGAGGAGCCTACCGGACCCAGGAGGGGTTGGTGGCTATGGCAACGACCAGTGTTACTTTAAAG GTGCTGTTGAAATACTTCAAAACTTGGAGAATATAGACTTTCATCTCCTATATGCCGGGAAAGTGTGTGTGGAGTCGTTACCACGGATACGGAGAATGGCTCGCCTGGAGTGCATCAGGCTGCCACACTTCATGCAAGATATGGCAGCCTACATCAAGACCTTAAAGTCTATTGCAGCTATCAATGGTCTGACCATGTCTTCCAAGTCCTACCCACCATCCAAAGGCATCAGTCAGAAGCGCAAGAAGAAGACTGGTAGGAATACGGCGGCCAGAAAACGCAGACACAGCAATGCAAAGACAGACAATAAGAAGAGTACAGCAGACACAGCTCCAAATGAGGACGACGATGAGGGCCTTGTATTCAGTGAGGacgaggaggaggtggaggtggAGGTGGAGGAAGGTGATGCCATATTTAACAGAACCTTTGACCACAGCGTAGGCACTACTCCTGGTTCAACCCTTGGCCATTCTACATGTAGCGATAACAGCCATCGAACAGGTTCACAGGAGATGATGGTGACGGCTGTTAAAAGTCCATGCGCAGTGTCTCTTGGCAAGAAGTCTTCTGGGGAGGTGAATAATGCAAGGGTCAGAACAAGTCCCTCAAAGACATTTCTCCGGACTCAGGATGATGGGTCCGATCCCAGGGAGCCCTCCTGCCCAACCTCTCACCAACTCAGCAACCTCCACCTCTCACAGGAGATCAGGAGCCGATCCCAGCTGTCTATTGTCAATGTCCAGGACACCGGCCAGTCTCTCAGCCCACCCCTTGACCTCTGTACCCCGCACCCTCCAAGACTCTCTTCCGCATCCACAAAAAGCACCGCATCATCTTCTGGCAGTGTTGGAAGAACCGATGGTGCACGACTCTCGCCTTCAAAGCCCTCCACTGCTCCTCAACCCAAGCTGAAGAGGGGTGGGGCAGAAAGAGAGGTATCCCCTCTCATGTCAACTATGCCTGCTGTGAGTTCACGTTTTAACAGAGAGAACAACGGCTCACCTGTCCCCTTCTCTCCGCACCGCTGGTTGCTATGGAAACGAGAGAAGTCCTCTCCAAATACACTGCATTGA